taataattattagaatatatCTTCTGAATCTTATGGGTTTTAGGGATCACCAGGTGAAAAGGGAGATAGAGGAACCCCTGGTCCGTCTGGACTTTTAGGTTTGCCGGGATTGCGGGGCGTTCCTGGAGAATCAGGCCCaaaaggagaaagaggatcCATTGGCCCATCCGGTCCCGAGGGACCATCAGGTCGTATTGTGAAAACTGTATATTTTACTCAacggtgttactaaatattgtaatacttttTTACAGGACGCATTGGAGAACGTGGACCACAAGGTTTAGTTGGCCCACCAGGCCCCCCAGGTGAACCAGCTGAACGAGGAGATCCTGGTTTACCTGGTTCTCCAGGAGAAGTTGGAGCTCCTGGTAGCCCAGGGGAAAGAGGACCACAAGGTTTGCAAGGATCTCAAGGATTTCCAGGACCACAAGGACTTGTTGGTTTACCGGGATTAAAAGGCGATCGAGGTTATCCGGGTTTAAAAGGAGATCAAGGAAATTCAGGTCTTCcaggtaatataaatatatcacgTATACTGTTCACAATTCTAGATTAAATATCTAAATAGCGAACGTATTACTTTGCAAAGTATTCTTTCCTGCCTCATGACCATACATTACTTCACGCACAGGAACTCCTGGTGAAATGGGACCACCCGGCTTAATTGGACTGACGGGAGCTAAAGGAGTGAGAGGTGAACCAGGTCTTCGAGGAGAACCTGGCATTATGGGACCACCTGGGATACCAGGAGTAGTTGGAGCAGCtgtgattttcatttttctattagtttttttTTGTGTAGAATGTAAGGAAGAAATATCGACGAAAACATTTGTAGGGACCACCAGGTGCAGTTGGACCACTAGGTCCTCCTGGACTACCAGGTAATAAGGGTACTGCTGGAGAAACAGGACGACCTGGAAGTCCTGGTCCAATTGGAATCCCCGGTTTACCCGGAGCAGACGGAAACAAAGGCGAAAGTGGATCTCAAGGACCACCAGGTTCACCTGGACCTCAAGGACCTCAAGGTACACCTGGTGAAAGAGGTACACCAGGAATACCAGGACCTTCTGGACCAGTAGGTGCTAGAGGATTACGAGGTGCAACTGTAAGTTAATTAAAAGTCTACCTTCTAAATATCCATgtacaataattgaaaaatatacattgtaatgaatattaattcttaCATCATTTGTGACTTACGGTAGGGTGAATCTGGAATACCCGGAAAACCAGGAGCAGAAGGTCCACCAGGACCTCCTGGTTTAATAGGACCAATCGGCCCAGCAGGACCTCCCGGAGAAATTGGAGTAGAAGGACCTACTGGTAAACCAGGACCTCCTGGAATATCTGGTCGTCCTGGAGATAAAGGACCACCTGGAATTGTTGGACCACAGGGATTACCTGGTCCTGCAGGTTTACCGGTGAGGGAAAACCATTTTTAAAGCTCTCTGAACTATacagtttaatgagttttaaaTGCTAATGTGCTAACATATCCacgatttctttaataaggGACCTCCTGGCCAAgcaggaccaccaggggcagttGGAGAAAGAGGTTCAAAAGGAGAAGCTGGTCCGCAGGGTGTAGAAGGACAACAAGtacgttttataatttattcttttaatacagTCTATTGTAATACTAACTATAATTTACTTCCATTTTAGGGACCTAGAGGAAAACCTGGACCTATAGGATTAGAAGGTCCGAAAGGTGATCGCGGAGAGGAAGGCTTGAAAGGTGCCAAAGGACATAGAGGGTTTACAGGTTTGCAAGGTTTACCTGGATCCGTTGGTCCACCAGGAGAGAAAGGTATTCCCGGACCACCTGGACTACCTGGTAAAGATGGAGAACCTGGAATCAGGGGTAGTCCTGGTAGAGATGGTAGTCCTGGACCAATTGGATTAacgggtaatcctggatcaaAGGGACCTTCTGGTGATGAAGGTCGTCATGGACTACCAGGTCCGCCTGGTCCTCCAGGACCTCCAGGTCCACCTGGTGAACTTGGATTAGGGTACGATGCTGCTTCGTTAGCTGCACTTTTAGGTGAATTTATAGTTTCGTTAATAGTGCACGTTAATTGGATTATAGTAGCAGTATGtagtatttgttattattatcaaaatggcttaaatgtatttttgttttatatgcgTAGGGCAAGGTCAAACTAAAGGTCCGGACCCACTGATTGGTGATGAACCTCCTAGGATATTTACTCAAGAAATGTCAGAAGAAGAAAGAcgagaatttatattaaaagcatACAAACAATTGACCTTAtctttcaaaaaatatataaaaccagatGGTGACAAAAATTCGCCTGCGAAAACATGTAGGGACCTTTACGTTGCTTATCCCGACAAGCCTTCTGGTCAGTTTAAACAATTTGATCAATTTATATAAGTAAGAAACACAATACTCCATATTTTAAACATATGGTTATTCTAGGAGAGTATTGGATAGATCCAAATGAAGGTGATTCTAGGGATGCTATTTTAGTATATTGTGATGCTAAAAAACGTGCGACATGCTTGTTACCAAATCCAGTACGTTCACCAGAAATGAAATACATTACTGATCAACAAGAAACTTGGTTAAGTGAAATTGAGAATGGAATGAAGGTTTGTATAACTCATATTTGAATTACTGCCTTTTACGTTCTGACATGTATTTTTTCTTCCATAGATTACTTATAAATCAGATAGCAATCAAGTTGGCTTCCTACAATTGTTATCAAAGAACGCTTATcaaaatataacatataattgtaaaaatagtgTGGCATATTTTGATTCTGAAAGAAAAACATACAGAAAAGGTATGAAACTATTGACATGGAATGATGTTGAATTAACACCACGTGGAAATCAACGTCTTAGATATGAAATGATAAAAGATGAGTGTCAGGTATGTCTTcaagtataaattttaaataatgatgcTTTAGCattgcatatatttttatgtaacttGTACTGAATACGTGTTATTATTTGCTACAGTTACGTGGTGCAGAATGGGGCAAAACTATAATCTCATATGAAACTGACAAACCTGTAAGATTGCCTATAATAGATATTGCTCTACGAGACATTGGAAAACCAGACCAAAGTTTTTACATAGAAATTGGCGCTGTTTGTTATGAATAAATGCATCCTTCAGCATACATGGCTATCATACTATATGGCATAAAAGTATCTGTACTTTggcatttttaatcatttctttgaataatttcatagaTACTGCTCAAAACATTTAGGACTTTAAATTTAGCTCATATGGTCTATTAGCATTAAAATTGCAAACAGACATtactatatattaatttatatgtaaagtTCTGTGTTTCgagtaacattataaaataaatggtaaaatagtattatttctaattcttaaagtaattgttttattgtaatcaTACAACAGTGTAAGGCATTTGCGACGTATTTATCACATTTTATACGTTAAGATTAGTATGCTATTATTTTCTTGCATACTTGGAggtgattttataaaataatacatccTAAATGTAAATGTAAGAAACATTATATGTAGTGTATATGTActtatagaattttgtaaatcctagtaatattaagaataataatttgatttataattacaaaattaatttataaaaattaaatttaaataaatttgttcatgcataatgatataaatacttCTTTATGGTATCCCAAACTTTTGATTAATGTTAAGGGAAAATAAAGACCTTATATCTCTGattctgaatatttattattaaacattgttaattaattaataagtacTTTGTTGCAGTGAATCACCAAAATATCATGGAACAACAGGTAACTTTGTAAACACTTGTTGATATTAcatactaataattaatagtacgtaaatttatattgaatttatatttggacatttgttaaattttatagacTAATTACAAATCAAATAACATCAAATTTGTATTAGTAAATAAGCAGCTGCTTCGTTGTGGGTATTGATGTTCACATATATACAGCATACACACTCAACAGGTGATGGTGGAAGGGGAAAAAAGCGCGAGCCGAAGACTAAAAAAAGTCGGTAGTGTTCAGTGACTGAAATTCAGTCATAATTGTGCGTAGCGTGTGTACGACTGATGATTTTgtatataaagttttgttacatttaatatGTGATACGACAGCATTAGtgaaataaagattaatatcATGTTTCTCAGtgttaaatatatcaaatatacacgtgggcaaattaaataaaaagtgtaCAATTTCCTGCAGCAACATCGAAGATATTTTTCTCATCAGCAATTTATTTTTGCAAGTACTAGCAAACAGGATAAATTGGCAAGGAAATTTCTTCCTTTAATACTCAATGATAAAGGTGCCTACGTTTAAGAGGTTAGTCTGATCATGAATCATGcttacatataaattatactGGATACTaatgttgatttttattttagtatttgttAATATCAGTTTCAGTAATTAcgacattttaaaaaatgtgtagatatttttaattatttataaattcatagtagaaaattaatctaatagttttaaatttgtttcaaacagtattgcataaataaatataaatttttgtatggCATATGAAACTACTACTTCCGTTCTATACTTCCTGCTTACTAATTACTTCCTGTTcacgaaaaaataatatttatttattgaattaatcgCATCGtagtgtattaatattttaaacatacactcaaatgttatttaaatctttttatttgcTTAAATCTGATAATTAGGGTTTAATATAACCGATATGCAATATGAAAGGAAATGGATAGTTGGTTcatgttttcaatatttacttaatacatattcatttaatCGCTTATCCGATTTTAAGTCAGCAAAAcgttcaatcattttttaatcataTGTAATCCAAAGCAATAAAATGATGACAAGTGATAAtacgtaatttattataatatatacgtaTCTTACATGAAGAAAGCGTgtgatttgtttttatattgacacatacatataaaacatttttatatttatatatttgtagtgCACAATTTCTGTCGAATTATTTACGTTAATAATAAGCCAGTTAACGAATGTTTACTCATTCTGACTAGTAAAAAAAATCGATAGAGCCACACGCGCAGAATACCACGGACATCGTTATCGTCCGTCGAAACACCGAATATTGCATCGATATTATCGGTGACTTCAATTGATAAATTAATGCTTAAATTGCACATTACGGCATTTCTTATCGTCATAGTAGCCGTGTGTCTGAGACATCACGTTTTATCTCTCAGACATAAACcagtataagaaataaaaaaaactattcaTGCACCGTTGACTTTTACTTTCGACTGTCAATATTGTTCCCAGCATTTATATCACAAGCTTCCTCATGATGGTTCCGCTTGatacatataatttttcatttaacccaGATTTGCGTAAACCCTGTCGTGAATCGGAAATGAGAAAGACTGGtagatgaatattttttttcctgCAACTGTGTTTCAAACGTTGACATTGCGTAAGCCTGAATAACTCAACTCATCGTCGAAGATTAAATATAGATTTCGGTTATAGCGGCGTACCTCCGTCTTTTTCAGCATTCTAGTACATATTATATACGGAATTACAAAGACGATCGCTACGTTGATTAGACGGCAAAATAAAGTAATGCCCGTGCGATCGCTATTAGACACTGCGAAAGCATGACGTAATACAACGGACGATTAAAATACAGATTACGGTTTATTAAATTCCGAACTGCATCCTCTTGACAACCCTGGAGAGTTTGTTTGTGCAGCCAGTTTGATGCTCGAAGGATCGAAACGCAGTCCCACGGCAATAGAAATTTGAAACGGTCAATTCTGCACGGCGCCAAAGCAAAATGGCACTCTTCCGAAAGGTCAACGGTACGTATGGGTTTGGTAACTTTACTTCAGATAACCGAGAATTATTACTCTTTTTTATATAACACTTGTAATTAACACTCTCATGGTTCGAGACTGATCACCAGTATCCTTGAGTCTGTACATCGGTCGTTCGTGGAAATGGTATTCAATGAACGTTGTACAGAGATACCCGAGTTGTCTGTTTTCGTAGCTCGGGGGAATTCCTTTGAAGAATCCGTCGATAATATGAATCAGTCTTGAAGGTTGAGTTCAGGCCAATTTAAACTGTACATATATTACCGGTATCATAAAAGTTAAATGTAGGTATTTAGTACGATGCGTATGatgtctttccttttttttattatactattgtaaataatataccAGTGCCTCTTCGCTGTTTTAAAAGTCCCGTATTGCGCAGAATTCTTAAACCTCGATTGCACAATCGTTTGAAATCGAATTTCACGGAAATTGAAGCTATCAAAAATggccaatatttatttttttcatgaatttctatCTCGTGTATACAAAGGGGGTTAAAAGATTCTCGAGATTTCGAATCGTAGAAAAATGACGTTGCAGTAACGTATCGTTAATAAATGGGTCGTTAGATGATTGAACCTGATTCGGAAGGTTCGAAAGGTCTTCTGCAGTTTACTGCGATCTTGTCCCGCATTTGCGGATCGATCGCGCATCACCTTTTATTTTTAGGGACGCCAATTGTACTCATATTGAAGATACCACAACTCCCATTGCTCtcattttacatttcaatttttgccaACTCTTTAAATTGCAACATTATTGCGAATGATAGACTTAATTCGGTTCAATGTAGATGTTATTGTGGAGGGATCATTTGCCTCATTGAGACATCAAGCCGTTGTCAAGTTCATCGAGGTTGCCCACAACAAATAATACCATTCAGTGATGTATGAAGATTGTAAGATCCTTTTTTTACTGGACAATTAATTAGATCGTCGTTGAATTTTTAGATCTACTTTAAACGTCAAAGTGGACATATCTCAGTAGCTTATTCAAACACTTTCGTGTGCAATGGTAGACCTAGCAGTGAGGATGCGCGGGTATCTGTTTAATTCTTTCTCTTATCGGTAACACAGATTTACACGAGATTGATGCTACCGATAATGGAGATAAATCAGAGAAAATTTAAGATGATGCTCTAGTATGAAAAGTTACTGGCTTCTTGGTAAATTTCCTTTTTGTATATAACAATTGTACAATggaaattaaaaagtataatagtaaaataatgctaacgaataaacaaattattagtgTAAATATCCTTCCAAACGATTCAACCACGTTAGAAACGTTTCAACTACGTTGAAGTGTATACTCCGAACGCTCGATGGATAATGACAATCTACAGTAATTGGCGCGCAACATGTTCGAACTCGTGTGCTTTTGTACTTTTTTGAAAAGGACGTGACATGACGGATCGAAAACATGTTGTTTTCATCTTCCGCTGTCTGCTTTGAAGATCCGCTGGATGACTGATTAATATCGAAGATTAAAACGAAATTCTTCTTAAGTTCAGAAAAGCACGAGTGTATTTTATCGATAAACGATATTATTGTAAGTGCTTATAAGTGGGTCATTACAAGTTGTTTGCCGTAGGAGTGTCTGCGTGAATATTATTCAACCTCCCAACCCATTGATTTTCATTATCAGACCTGTTTGTAATAGGTAAACACGCATTAACTTCCATCGCATGCTTATCGGGAAGATAAACAACCGGTTGCTAATGCTTCTCATATGATGATCTCTTAGTACAAAAGGGAACAAGTAGCCTTCCAAACAATAAGCtgtaaaaagaatgtttaatacatcgttaattaaatattttgcatacaAATATGCAAGACTCTTTCTTTTACGTCCGTTGAAACTTAAGAAGTAACATGCGTTCTTCGTATTGCGTGCGTTGCAGACAAAATACCCAAAAGAGGAATTTTGGGGGCAATGATGTTTCTAGCATGTATGTTCTCATACATGATACGCACAAA
This genomic window from Nomia melanderi isolate GNS246 chromosome 9, iyNomMela1, whole genome shotgun sequence contains:
- the LOC116427237 gene encoding uncharacterized protein LOC116427237 produces the protein MGRKALQLATTFVVFQVLLLQVHCIRTKLRKQRSRPVQAQQPANGNYDYDYYESYDEYEDRNETVPMPSLITTPANTDSTDRDESSAEGLRSVYGSASPTDLPTPTTTRFFHPELSDVISATSERDNPPPTEIVPGESNVVNSVAMPGPRGEPGRPGDIGRPGDAGFPGQPGTPGVPGPPGPPGSVPDVSMYYQQLALSQANQDKGPTGAAAPLYGPEAYLQTQVGPVGPRGPAGPPGPSGPQGFQGVRGEPGEPGPVGPPGAPGPRGLPGLSGKDGNTGEDGEPGPPGSAGPVGPRGLPGMPGLPGAKGHRGFPGLDGAKGEQGVSGEKGSLGAPGPMGPMGPTGPAGPRGERGREGPSGPPGIRGVDGIPGPPGQPGAVGKSGPPGYPGSPGMKGDQGAQGPKGSQGLQGPRGETGRPGQPGESGPQGPQGKDGIPGDKGSVGSPGLVGTPGFPGARGQPGIPGNPGTPGMKGMPGLSGERGFKGDSGSKGDSGTPGPRGLPGPPGNEGKRGKRGMRGPSGASGPPGERGSPGAPGLSGPDGPMGPKGQSGDRGMSGLPGPKGSTGDPGRPGPAGLQGTRGIMGRPGAPGKPGNPGDRGIQGADGRPGEQGPTGIQGLPGPIGLPGEKGYPGEAGKAGEPGNPGPPGPRGDTGKEGAPGPQGSPGPSGADGERGPPGVPGARGFQGFPGAIGNPGTPGKDGEPGVQGPPGLIGIPGNRGERGFPGERGQAGVPGPVGPKGERGSQGLDGPPGSPGEKGDRGTPGPSGLLGLPGLRGVPGESGPKGERGSIGPSGPEGPSGRIGERGPQGLVGPPGPPGEPAERGDPGLPGSPGEVGAPGSPGERGPQGLQGSQGFPGPQGLVGLPGLKGDRGYPGLKGDQGNSGLPGTPGEMGPPGLIGLTGAKGVRGEPGLRGEPGIMGPPGIPGVVGAAGPPGAVGPLGPPGLPGNKGTAGETGRPGSPGPIGIPGLPGADGNKGESGSQGPPGSPGPQGPQGTPGERGTPGIPGPSGPVGARGLRGATGESGIPGKPGAEGPPGPPGLIGPIGPAGPPGEIGVEGPTGKPGPPGISGRPGDKGPPGIVGPQGLPGPAGLPGPPGQAGPPGAVGERGSKGEAGPQGVEGQQGPRGKPGPIGLEGPKGDRGEEGLKGAKGHRGFTGLQGLPGSVGPPGEKGIPGPPGLPGKDGEPGIRGSPGRDGSPGPIGLTGNPGSKGPSGDEGRHGLPGPPGPPGPPGPPGELGLGYDAASLAALLGQGQTKGPDPLIGDEPPRIFTQEMSEEERREFILKAYKQLTLSFKKYIKPDGDKNSPAKTCRDLYVAYPDKPSGEYWIDPNEGDSRDAILVYCDAKKRATCLLPNPVRSPEMKYITDQQETWLSEIENGMKITYKSDSNQVGFLQLLSKNAYQNITYNCKNSVAYFDSERKTYRKGMKLLTWNDVELTPRGNQRLRYEMIKDECQLRGAEWGKTIISYETDKPVRLPIIDIALRDIGKPDQSFYIEIGAVCYE